One segment of Chryseobacterium turcicum DNA contains the following:
- a CDS encoding glycosyltransferase family 2 protein has protein sequence MSQELKKPFISVLMPIYNGEKYLEESIDSILGQTYENFELLLINDASNDASENIILSYLDSRILYIKNEQNLGLIKTLNKGLDLAKGEFIARMDQDDIALSTRFEKQIDIFHKNPEIGVCGTWFTCFGEGIKEKTLQHPVDSEAIKINLLGRSSLGHPTVMLRKSTMENLRYDENYQSAEDYEFWVSLSRVTRLYNIPESLLKYRVHQTNISVVENSLQSQTAKKIIGDQLLYLGIENSDINIRFCETLFGGLQVFRFAAEEFIKLIIFTNQLEAANQNKKFYSEIELKNTITHRLLTIFGKIEKKKPSLIFFILKNRKEIIIQNGFLGNLKLSAKMILKK, from the coding sequence ATGTCCCAAGAGCTCAAAAAACCTTTTATTTCTGTCTTAATGCCGATTTACAATGGCGAAAAATACCTGGAAGAAAGTATAGACAGCATTCTTGGGCAGACTTATGAAAATTTTGAGTTGCTATTGATTAACGATGCTTCAAATGATGCTTCAGAAAACATCATTCTTTCTTATCTCGATTCCCGAATTTTATATATAAAAAATGAGCAGAATTTAGGTTTAATAAAAACATTAAATAAAGGTTTAGACCTTGCCAAAGGTGAATTTATTGCAAGAATGGATCAGGACGACATTGCGCTGTCTACAAGGTTTGAAAAGCAGATTGATATATTTCACAAAAACCCAGAAATAGGAGTTTGCGGAACGTGGTTTACCTGTTTCGGGGAAGGTATAAAAGAAAAAACATTACAACATCCTGTAGATTCAGAAGCTATAAAAATAAACCTTTTGGGACGCTCATCTTTGGGCCATCCAACGGTAATGCTAAGAAAATCAACAATGGAAAATCTCAGATATGATGAAAATTATCAGTCTGCAGAAGATTATGAATTTTGGGTCAGTCTGTCAAGAGTTACAAGATTATATAACATCCCAGAATCTTTACTGAAATACAGAGTACACCAAACCAATATATCAGTCGTAGAAAACAGCCTGCAATCTCAAACGGCAAAAAAAATAATCGGTGACCAGCTTCTCTATTTAGGGATTGAAAATTCTGACATCAATATCAGATTTTGTGAAACACTGTTTGGAGGCTTACAAGTATTCCGCTTTGCTGCCGAAGAATTTATAAAACTTATTATCTTTACCAATCAACTTGAAGCAGCCAATCAGAATAAAAAATTCTACAGCGAAATAGAACTTAAAAACACAATTACACACAGACTTCTCACAATCTTTGGGAAAATAGAAAAGAAGAAACCTTCACTTATTTTTTTTATTTTGAAAAACAGAAAAGAAATAATAATACAAAACGGATTTTTGGGCAATCTAAAATTATCTGCAAAAATGATTTTAAAAAAATAA
- a CDS encoding glycosyltransferase encodes MHTLTLIISTLNEGILRMENTVKIVHPQIKYLIIHQKNGKTELPSFLKREDIEVITTQSTGLSKSRNIGLRNCKTTYAIIGDDDVEYLEEGIAKVLEIIKAEVPDFAAFKIKTPDDEPEFKEYATEKHAFETHYPAVASIEILINIEKIKSEKIGFDERFGLGTRLRQGEEEIFIKDLIKNNLKGFYYPIFLVKHPFESTGTKPIKESLKYFLKGAFSKRTGKKMMVPDFDSPFRELKNKIFFYLGKVYILVTKRTYL; translated from the coding sequence ATGCATACACTTACCCTCATAATTTCTACTTTAAACGAAGGAATTCTGCGTATGGAAAATACAGTAAAAATTGTGCACCCCCAGATAAAATATCTGATTATCCATCAAAAAAACGGCAAAACAGAACTTCCCTCATTTCTTAAAAGAGAAGATATCGAAGTAATCACCACTCAGTCAACCGGGCTTTCTAAAAGCAGAAATATAGGATTAAGAAACTGCAAAACAACCTATGCAATTATTGGGGATGATGATGTAGAATATCTTGAAGAAGGCATTGCAAAAGTTTTAGAGATTATAAAAGCAGAAGTTCCTGATTTTGCAGCATTCAAAATAAAGACTCCAGATGATGAACCTGAGTTTAAAGAATATGCAACTGAAAAACATGCTTTTGAAACTCATTATCCTGCAGTAGCTTCTATTGAAATTTTAATCAATATCGAAAAAATAAAAAGTGAGAAAATTGGTTTTGATGAGAGGTTTGGCTTGGGAACAAGATTAAGGCAAGGTGAGGAAGAGATTTTCATTAAAGATTTAATTAAAAACAATCTCAAAGGTTTTTACTATCCTATTTTTTTGGTGAAACACCCTTTTGAAAGTACAGGTACAAAACCAATAAAAGAATCGTTGAAATACTTCCTGAAAGGAGCTTTTTCAAAACGGACAGGTAAAAAAATGATGGTTCCTGATTTTGATTCTCCGTTTAGAGAACTCAAAAACAAAATATTTTTCTATCTTGGTAAAGTTTACATCTTAGTGACAAAACGCACTTATCTATGA
- a CDS encoding glycosyltransferase family 2 protein — protein MTYLISIIIPNFNRATLIEETLDSILAQSYQNWECIIVDDGSTDHSVEVIQKYVEKDSRFKLIQRSPNSPKGANACRNIGIENAVGQYVILFDSDDLMTPNHIQEKATMITSGDYDFAITKTEYFNNPENHNSINYRHLFTLPISADHFIQKEINWLTLDPIIKTEVAKSIRFTEKNQSAEEYNYFTKLVLTSEKAIAKDIVLSLRRYHDDSFQFGKNIDERQRQINYFYYYWDSYLEIKDYSSLSKSSKSFLLEQCYIILFNNKLHLDLSKFIFEYVSLHKFKSLKKIFNLLRL, from the coding sequence ATGACATATCTGATTTCTATAATCATCCCCAACTTCAACCGTGCTACTCTCATAGAAGAAACGCTAGATTCTATCTTGGCGCAAAGCTATCAAAACTGGGAGTGTATTATTGTAGATGATGGCTCTACGGATCATTCTGTTGAGGTGATTCAAAAGTATGTAGAAAAAGATTCGCGTTTCAAACTTATTCAGCGCTCACCAAATTCTCCTAAAGGCGCCAATGCATGCAGAAATATCGGTATAGAAAACGCAGTAGGGCAATATGTTATTTTATTTGATAGTGATGATCTGATGACCCCGAATCACATTCAGGAAAAGGCTACAATGATCACTTCTGGTGATTACGATTTTGCCATAACAAAAACAGAATATTTTAATAATCCTGAAAATCACAATTCGATTAATTATCGTCATCTTTTTACATTGCCTATTTCTGCAGATCATTTTATTCAAAAAGAAATCAATTGGTTGACGCTAGATCCTATTATAAAAACAGAGGTTGCAAAATCAATTCGTTTTACAGAAAAAAATCAATCTGCAGAAGAATATAATTATTTTACAAAACTTGTTCTTACGAGTGAAAAAGCGATTGCAAAAGATATTGTTCTTTCGCTTAGAAGATATCATGATGATTCTTTTCAATTTGGAAAAAACATTGATGAAAGGCAAAGACAGATTAATTATTTTTATTATTACTGGGATTCTTATCTCGAAATTAAAGATTATTCATCGTTGAGCAAATCATCAAAAAGTTTTCTACTCGAGCAATGTTACATTATACTTTTTAATAATAAACTTCATTTAGATTTATCTAAATTTATCTTCGAGTATGTTAGTCTTCATAAATTTAAATCTTTGAAAAAAATATTTAATCTTTTAAGGTTATAG
- a CDS encoding glycosyltransferase, with product MLSIIISSYQNHFFEQISENISQTIGDKIEYEIVKIWNPGKMGICKAYNSGAAQSKYDNLLFLHEDVLFTECNWGEKLLQILTLPNCGVVGVAGGDYYSYVPGSWWNSGHKFLHFIQTDNNGQQFLNNRCHFPENATGIPVKSLDGVFLACTRKVYNTVKFNENITGFHGYDLIFSLEASKKYTNFVTDQILINHFSAGSISKEWLNNILKVRSIIGILPNQKIDIKVETENFYKLIALLKNFKYPRLESFKIIIKYLNPKIFGIKNTLKIINRTKHLL from the coding sequence ATGCTTTCTATAATCATCTCTTCTTATCAAAATCATTTTTTTGAACAGATCTCAGAAAACATAAGCCAAACTATTGGTGATAAAATTGAATACGAAATTGTAAAAATCTGGAATCCCGGTAAAATGGGAATATGCAAAGCTTACAATTCTGGTGCAGCCCAATCGAAATATGACAATCTACTGTTTTTACATGAAGATGTTTTATTTACTGAATGTAATTGGGGTGAGAAGCTTTTACAAATCTTAACATTACCCAATTGTGGCGTTGTAGGAGTTGCTGGTGGAGATTACTATTCGTATGTTCCAGGAAGCTGGTGGAATTCTGGTCATAAGTTTTTACATTTTATTCAGACAGACAATAACGGGCAGCAATTTTTAAATAATAGATGTCATTTCCCGGAAAATGCCACAGGAATCCCTGTAAAATCATTAGACGGAGTTTTCCTTGCCTGCACAAGGAAAGTATATAACACCGTAAAATTTAATGAAAACATTACTGGTTTTCATGGGTATGATCTTATTTTTAGTTTAGAAGCTTCAAAAAAATACACCAACTTTGTAACTGATCAGATTTTAATTAATCACTTTTCTGCAGGATCAATTTCTAAAGAATGGCTGAATAACATCCTTAAAGTACGGTCTATAATAGGAATTCTCCCAAATCAGAAAATAGACATCAAGGTAGAAACAGAGAATTTTTATAAGCTTATTGCCTTACTGAAAAACTTTAAATACCCTCGTCTTGAATCTTTTAAAATTATTATTAAATACCTCAACCCCAAAATATTTGGAATAAAAAATACCTTAAAAATCATCAACAGAACCAAACACTTATTATGA
- a CDS encoding alpha-1,2-fucosyltransferase yields MRAFLKKFFFIIFSSGTEVIITPKGARWGNLLYFFLRAYIFDQQGKSLKVLYTPHMDDLTAYFPQLKKYIITENQVKFYHKKDASNNFYQVFKEDFSEKDLNDFIKKYLVSSEFVKSFLSSFSEPSLNELTINIRRGDFYEKGNSSIYGYDQIGFIKHVFENYLKDKKWSRINILSDNMQWCKENFGFLNEYTSKLNFPDLNDHKIITSFLWVANSKNLILSNSTFSFWAAYISNYLYQSQENTFCPIFGSRRIENTDLYQYNPQWVMIKDFNFETA; encoded by the coding sequence ATGAGAGCGTTTTTAAAGAAATTTTTTTTTATAATTTTTTCATCTGGTACAGAGGTAATCATCACTCCAAAAGGGGCAAGATGGGGAAACTTGCTGTACTTTTTCTTGAGAGCCTATATTTTTGACCAACAGGGAAAATCACTCAAAGTACTTTATACCCCACATATGGATGATTTGACAGCCTATTTCCCTCAGCTTAAAAAATATATCATCACAGAAAATCAGGTAAAGTTTTATCATAAAAAAGATGCATCCAACAATTTTTATCAGGTTTTTAAAGAAGATTTTTCTGAGAAAGATCTAAATGATTTTATTAAAAAATATCTAGTGTCGTCAGAATTTGTGAAGTCGTTTTTATCATCGTTTTCTGAGCCTAGTCTTAATGAGCTCACGATCAACATCAGACGAGGAGATTTTTATGAAAAAGGAAATTCCTCTATTTATGGATATGACCAAATTGGTTTTATAAAACATGTTTTTGAAAATTATTTAAAAGACAAAAAATGGTCTAGAATTAATATTTTATCCGATAATATGCAATGGTGTAAAGAGAATTTTGGTTTTCTGAATGAGTATACCTCTAAACTGAATTTTCCAGATTTGAATGATCATAAAATCATTACCAGTTTTCTATGGGTTGCAAACTCAAAAAATTTAATTTTATCAAATTCTACTTTTTCTTTTTGGGCGGCATATATTTCAAATTATTTATACCAATCTCAGGAAAACACCTTTTGCCCAATATTTGGAAGCAGAAGAATAGAAAACACCGATCTTTATCAATATAATCCTCAATGGGTGATGATCAAAGATTTTAATTTTGAAACCGCATGA